A window of the Henckelia pumila isolate YLH828 chromosome 3, ASM3356847v2, whole genome shotgun sequence genome harbors these coding sequences:
- the LOC140889497 gene encoding uncharacterized protein — MDPKDFSGTTDPMVTEGWIRSLEAIFHYMDLGDVDRVRCMTFLLKDDAALWFEGVEKTVDITTLTWEAFKTLFYEKYYTAEVRTQLKKEFMSLRQGDLSVSEFVRKFERGCHFVLLIGNDEAEKLQHFVACLRPTIRRDVMMAEPVDYAAAVRKAMRSEQSLKDISAEAHVKRSFTHQGHPQQHGKKPYQGQQRLQRPQGHH; from the coding sequence ATGGATCCTAAGGACTTCTCTGGTACTACGGATCCGATGGTAACGGAGGGCTGGATTCGCTCGCTAGAGGCGATTTTCCACTACATGGATTTGGGAGATGTTGACCGAGTTCGCTGTATGACCTTCCTTCTCAAGGATGACGCCGCCTTATGGTTTGAGGGTGTGGAGAAGACTGTTGACATTACCACACTGACTTGGGAAGCATTCAAGACTCTCTTCTATGAGAAGTACTATACAGCTGAGGTGAGGACGCAGTTGAAGaaagagttcatgagtctccggcagggagaTCTGTCTGTATCCGAGTTTGTTCGGAAATTTGAGAGGGGCTGCCACTTCGTGCTGTTGATAGGGAATGACGAGGCAGAAAAGTTGCAGCACTTTGTTGCGTGTCTAAGGCCTACTATTCGTAGGGATGTGATGATGGCTGAGCCAGTGGATTATGCAGCTGCCGTCAGGAAGGCTATGAGGTCCGAGCAGTCTTTGAAGGACATCAGTGCCGAGGCTCATGTCAAGAGGTCCTTCACTCATCAGGGTCACCCGCAGCAGCATGGCAAAAAGCCATACCAGGGACAGCAGAGGCTGCAGAGGCCCCAGGGGCACCATTAG